The Roseiconus lacunae genome has a segment encoding these proteins:
- a CDS encoding RNA polymerase sigma factor: protein MESAFEKPIDTHRGLGREHAGTYAMGSKLSEREFAQCVDACMPRLVATARRLAGDEDLAADALQNALLKASKSWRRFEGRASLETWLIRILIHCVRDSIGDAIIRRERLMQETLESNDSLASATDPGRGPTEQACDAETDAMIRKAVMNLPHRQREVFSLVIWQGMSHDQVVEILGIRSQTVYANLHAARQRLKAELKRHLDGGRDPD from the coding sequence ATGGAATCCGCATTCGAAAAACCGATCGATACCCATCGCGGGCTGGGGCGTGAACACGCCGGGACCTACGCGATGGGAAGCAAACTGAGTGAACGCGAGTTTGCACAGTGCGTCGATGCGTGTATGCCTCGATTGGTTGCGACGGCTCGTCGTCTCGCCGGCGACGAAGATCTGGCCGCCGATGCCCTGCAAAATGCACTGCTGAAAGCGTCCAAATCGTGGCGTCGTTTTGAAGGTCGCGCCTCGTTGGAAACATGGCTCATTCGGATTCTGATTCACTGCGTCCGCGATTCAATCGGTGACGCGATCATCCGCCGCGAGCGTTTGATGCAGGAAACGCTCGAATCAAACGATTCACTAGCCAGTGCAACCGACCCTGGTCGTGGCCCAACCGAGCAGGCGTGTGACGCCGAAACAGATGCGATGATTCGCAAAGCGGTGATGAATCTGCCACACCGTCAACGCGAAGTGTTCTCGTTGGTCATTTGGCAAGGGATGAGTCATGACCAAGTCGTCGAGATCTTGGGGATACGTTCCCAGACTGTCTACGCCAACCTACACGCGGCGAGGCAACGATTGAAAGCCGAGTTGAAACGTCATCTCGATGGAGGACGCGATCCCGACTGA
- a CDS encoding DUF4175 family protein, whose protein sequence is MSEGPINHGVIRRDEPFHVDPRSGVAERQLVRIRREMRHVTSRLWSRHFWSFFAVFSVVSLCLLLMVRNIQQDGQLPVATVWGSAVGCLLISLIVAWAFASHLTAGRLTTATRIERKFPGLGERLITTSELKDDTVDRPLAQLLIDQTHDHFRAHDWQSVVSSGSLWMARVLGLAALAGMLSVSIYRPNDPQQKSVIAPFDKSDQQRSVVVVPGDKEIERGSSLVVTAEFAGSLPEQTFLVTYESGSPPSTETQLSRVPMKQTMSDPIVAAFIPSVDVPMVYRVESGDWTSPAYNIRVFEFPELRRSDALLRFPEYTGMPPREVEDTFKVTVVEGTEVTWRLILNKTVDSCRLVAKEDSTDAEGLGIVAQQVALDALPNIAMRGEMAVYETKITARRSQAFVLRLIDADGRENKFPPTMSIKVRPNKPPTMDLDQARDMTVSALQEVDLSASLRDDFGIVRAGLTYQREDNDEVDIELASDIGRNAKEKVSHLLDFEAINAEVDDLVSFYFWAEDVDADGNPRRTESDLFFADVRPFDEIFREGESQSSESSSSSEQQQGGAQQAEELIKLQKQIIAAIWNQIRDSLGGDEPAKEDIQTIVESQGTALGQFTELAEQVSDAKSKGIADKIAEDMQSTVSHLRGEDNFEDRLPAARKTAQAALSGLMKLRAREFEITRGQRQQSQSSGRSSSARQNQIDQLELDQDESRYETQQQAQAQTQQQQEAAEDRQVLSRLRELARRTEDLMEELAKLQSALEQAENEKEEEEIQRQLKRLREQQQELLRASDDLEARMRSEENSERMSEQADQLQQTRENLRQASEATEQNDASSALASGRRAEEQLEELTEEFRQRSAGAFDQQIREMRNEANELQQEQQRIGESIREQVDEQTPGLRASESSDAAPERLEQQAERLEELLEKMQRTVEEAGETEPLLAEKLYDGFREARQSQAEQQLENAAELVRRGFIPQAQQFEQEAAEGIETLRDTIDEAADSVLGDSTEGLRRAAQQLEQLREGVQEELRREAGIENPDAQDRNLDGSRQTPQTGTQPAKSQPDQSQPENAAQNGDSQSGRPSGSASNQPAGEQQPNGQENSDAQEGGGQRSEQQQGQPQADQPQPGQAESQQGDPQNGQGQQSGQQQGQGQQQGQQASQSGQSRPRPGLRQPGQASGQQPGQQKGEQPSQQPGGQQPGDQPQGGGSQYAAESPANNGPLGPLTGDFRAWSDRMRDVEEMVDDADLRAQATTIRDRVRQMRSDMKRHGEPPQWELVDDMVAKPLRELEREVRAELLRRTAGKNELVPIDRDPVPAEFADAVRRYYENLGSAKVGRSQTESR, encoded by the coding sequence ATGAGTGAAGGACCGATCAATCACGGAGTTATCCGTCGTGACGAACCGTTTCACGTGGATCCTCGATCCGGTGTGGCAGAACGCCAGTTGGTACGTATTCGGCGCGAGATGCGTCATGTGACGTCCCGGCTCTGGTCACGACATTTCTGGTCGTTCTTCGCCGTTTTTTCGGTGGTCAGTCTGTGCCTGCTGTTGATGGTTCGAAACATCCAACAGGACGGTCAACTGCCGGTCGCGACGGTTTGGGGTTCCGCCGTTGGGTGTCTGTTGATTTCACTAATTGTCGCTTGGGCCTTTGCGAGTCATCTGACCGCCGGACGGTTGACGACCGCCACAAGGATCGAAAGAAAATTCCCGGGGCTGGGCGAACGCTTGATCACAACGTCCGAACTGAAGGACGACACGGTTGATCGGCCTTTGGCTCAACTTTTGATCGACCAAACGCACGATCACTTTCGAGCGCATGATTGGCAAAGCGTCGTCTCGTCAGGTTCCCTTTGGATGGCTCGAGTACTCGGGCTAGCCGCGCTCGCGGGCATGCTATCGGTATCGATTTATCGACCAAATGATCCGCAACAAAAGTCGGTGATCGCACCATTCGACAAATCAGATCAACAGCGTAGTGTTGTCGTCGTTCCTGGTGACAAGGAAATCGAACGCGGTTCCAGTTTGGTCGTGACGGCTGAGTTCGCCGGCTCGCTTCCCGAGCAGACATTCTTGGTGACCTATGAATCCGGTTCGCCGCCATCGACGGAGACGCAACTTTCACGCGTTCCGATGAAGCAAACGATGAGTGATCCGATCGTCGCCGCGTTTATTCCCTCGGTGGACGTCCCGATGGTTTACCGCGTCGAAAGTGGTGACTGGACCAGTCCCGCGTACAACATCCGTGTCTTTGAATTCCCCGAGTTGCGACGTAGCGATGCGCTGCTGCGTTTTCCCGAATACACCGGAATGCCGCCGCGAGAGGTCGAAGATACGTTCAAAGTCACGGTGGTCGAGGGAACCGAAGTGACTTGGCGGTTGATCTTGAACAAGACGGTCGACAGCTGCCGTCTGGTCGCCAAAGAAGATTCGACCGACGCTGAAGGTTTGGGGATCGTCGCTCAGCAAGTCGCGTTGGATGCTTTGCCCAACATTGCCATGCGGGGTGAGATGGCAGTCTATGAAACGAAGATCACCGCACGTCGATCACAAGCTTTCGTGCTGCGATTGATCGATGCTGACGGCCGCGAAAACAAATTTCCGCCGACCATGTCAATCAAGGTTAGGCCGAACAAGCCACCCACAATGGATCTTGATCAGGCGCGCGACATGACGGTGTCCGCACTGCAGGAAGTCGACTTGTCGGCAAGCCTTCGCGATGACTTTGGGATTGTCCGTGCCGGGTTAACCTACCAGCGCGAAGACAACGACGAAGTCGATATCGAACTCGCATCCGATATCGGTCGCAACGCGAAAGAAAAAGTGAGTCACTTGCTCGACTTTGAAGCAATCAATGCCGAGGTGGATGACTTGGTCTCGTTCTATTTTTGGGCCGAAGATGTCGACGCCGATGGCAATCCACGCCGCACAGAAAGCGACCTGTTTTTTGCCGATGTTCGCCCATTTGACGAGATCTTCCGCGAAGGCGAGTCGCAAAGTTCAGAGTCGAGTTCGTCTTCAGAGCAGCAACAAGGCGGTGCTCAGCAAGCCGAGGAGCTCATCAAGCTGCAAAAGCAGATCATCGCCGCGATTTGGAATCAGATCCGCGATAGCTTAGGCGGTGATGAACCCGCGAAAGAAGACATCCAGACGATCGTCGAATCGCAAGGGACGGCTCTCGGGCAATTCACCGAATTGGCTGAACAGGTCAGCGATGCGAAATCCAAGGGGATCGCCGACAAAATTGCCGAGGACATGCAATCAACGGTTTCGCATCTACGCGGCGAGGATAACTTCGAAGATCGTTTACCCGCGGCAAGAAAGACAGCACAGGCTGCCTTGTCGGGGCTGATGAAGTTGCGGGCAAGGGAATTTGAAATTACTCGCGGACAACGCCAACAAAGCCAGAGTAGCGGTCGATCAAGTTCGGCTCGTCAAAATCAAATTGACCAGTTGGAGCTGGACCAAGACGAAAGCCGTTACGAAACGCAACAACAAGCTCAGGCACAAACACAGCAACAACAAGAAGCCGCCGAAGATCGGCAAGTCCTCAGCCGTTTGCGCGAACTCGCACGACGCACAGAAGACTTGATGGAAGAACTGGCGAAGCTGCAATCGGCACTCGAGCAAGCCGAAAATGAAAAAGAGGAGGAAGAGATTCAGCGGCAGCTCAAACGATTGCGCGAGCAACAACAAGAGTTGTTGCGGGCGTCGGATGATCTGGAAGCCCGAATGCGGTCCGAAGAAAACAGCGAGCGGATGTCCGAGCAAGCCGATCAGTTGCAGCAGACACGTGAGAACCTGCGGCAAGCAAGCGAAGCGACAGAGCAGAACGATGCCTCGTCAGCGCTCGCCTCTGGGCGGCGTGCCGAAGAACAACTCGAAGAACTGACCGAAGAGTTCCGGCAGCGATCCGCCGGCGCGTTCGATCAACAAATTCGAGAAATGAGAAACGAAGCCAACGAGTTGCAGCAGGAGCAGCAACGCATCGGTGAATCAATTCGCGAACAAGTCGACGAACAAACGCCCGGGCTGCGAGCGAGTGAGTCCTCTGACGCCGCACCGGAGCGATTAGAGCAACAAGCCGAACGCTTGGAAGAATTGCTTGAAAAAATGCAGCGGACAGTCGAGGAGGCGGGAGAAACAGAGCCGCTGCTCGCCGAAAAACTTTACGACGGTTTCCGCGAAGCTCGTCAGTCACAGGCCGAGCAACAGCTTGAGAATGCCGCCGAACTCGTCCGCCGAGGGTTCATCCCGCAAGCTCAACAATTCGAACAAGAAGCGGCCGAGGGAATCGAAACGTTGCGAGACACCATCGATGAAGCGGCTGATTCGGTGCTCGGAGATTCAACCGAAGGCCTTCGTCGTGCCGCGCAACAGCTCGAGCAGCTACGGGAAGGCGTTCAAGAAGAACTCCGACGTGAAGCGGGAATCGAAAACCCGGATGCACAAGATCGTAACCTCGATGGTTCACGCCAGACGCCGCAAACGGGGACTCAGCCGGCAAAGTCACAGCCAGATCAGTCACAGCCAGAGAACGCGGCGCAAAACGGAGATTCGCAGTCCGGTCGGCCTTCGGGAAGTGCTTCCAATCAGCCCGCCGGTGAACAACAGCCCAACGGACAGGAAAACTCAGACGCTCAGGAAGGTGGTGGCCAACGCTCTGAACAACAGCAAGGCCAACCACAAGCAGATCAACCCCAACCAGGCCAAGCCGAATCTCAGCAGGGAGACCCACAAAATGGTCAAGGCCAGCAATCGGGCCAGCAACAGGGTCAGGGCCAGCAACAGGGGCAGCAAGCTAGCCAAAGCGGTCAATCGCGACCACGCCCTGGATTGCGACAACCTGGTCAGGCATCGGGACAGCAACCCGGGCAACAAAAGGGCGAGCAGCCGAGCCAACAACCGGGTGGCCAACAACCGGGAGACCAACCGCAGGGTGGCGGCAGCCAATACGCCGCCGAATCGCCCGCAAACAATGGTCCGCTGGGACCACTAACGGGAGATTTTCGGGCTTGGTCGGATCGAATGCGTGACGTCGAAGAGATGGTTGACGACGCTGATCTACGTGCCCAAGCAACGACGATCCGTGATCGTGTTCGTCAAATGCGGAGTGACATGAAACGGCACGGGGAGCCACCCCAGTGGGAATTGGTCGACGACATGGTCGCCAAACCACTTCGTGAACTTGAGCGGGAGGTCCGGGCCGAACTTCTGCGACGAACCGCGGGCAAAAATGAATTGGTTCCGATCGATCGTGATCCTGTTCCGGCCGAGTTTGCCGACGCGGTTCGGCGTTACTACGAAAATTTGGGTAGCGCAAAAGTCGGTCGCAGTCAGACGGAGTCGCGGTGA
- a CDS encoding BatA domain-containing protein, which produces MSFLTPLYFLGALAVLGPILFHLIRRQPKGEVEFSSLMFLEPSPPRLTRRSRLENLPLLLIRCAAIAMLAFAFARPFLPSTQSESVDGIQEATILLIDQSASVQRDGMVTRLRDLAQQVIDDCDDDSLIAVVSFDETPQARLTLRESSGLDAAMRKAAASEAIDQLEPSYLSTDIGQALRFCADSAALLDLDGERDSSEQQASGRAAIRTRVVLISDLQTGAKIESLQGYDWPDDVWLETRVVKSNAWGNATLRMIPRQVQIGTENSVNVSPDTVRVEVSRDEGDEGASTFRLRYRGQDDDAVVVQVGPGQTRYFDVPLPAASGQQKDPTATLELFGDADTFDNLHYFIRPEKAKQTVMFLADNQSRLSDQRETLSFYLSQLPWSDSTREVKFRVFDRDDLPTAIDPESIPLVIATASSIARVSVEVLQSYIGNGGRLLIVIESDPMPAGKDVIGTLLNSPDFVVTSGDDDEFRLIAAVDFSAKLIAPLSEPGVNDFSTIKIWKHWQLGGLSEEVDVTLRLDNQSPLLIHREYSSPDAAAGHVWVLGSGWQPTQSQFALSTKFVPMMLGMLGPNRMLVPQSMLVGETIRDTSGEEIQLTEPGFTDSSDGVRLAVNLNPVESRTVPIDLDRFSSLGVTVSSPELREQDLQAERALRDVELEAKQGWWQWLILATMGLVAIETILSARGPKSDE; this is translated from the coding sequence ATGAGTTTCCTCACACCGCTTTACTTCCTCGGTGCCTTGGCAGTGTTGGGACCAATACTGTTTCACCTCATTCGGCGTCAGCCTAAGGGAGAAGTGGAATTCAGTTCGTTGATGTTTCTCGAACCTAGTCCGCCACGCCTCACCCGTCGGAGTCGGCTGGAGAATCTGCCTTTGTTGCTGATCCGTTGTGCCGCGATCGCCATGTTGGCGTTTGCTTTCGCCCGCCCATTCCTACCGTCGACTCAGTCCGAATCGGTCGACGGTATCCAGGAGGCGACGATCCTGCTGATCGATCAGAGTGCGAGCGTGCAACGAGATGGAATGGTGACCCGGCTCCGCGATCTCGCACAGCAAGTGATTGATGATTGCGACGACGATTCATTGATCGCAGTCGTGAGCTTTGACGAAACACCGCAAGCTCGGCTAACGTTACGAGAGTCCTCCGGGTTGGACGCAGCAATGCGAAAGGCGGCCGCATCGGAAGCGATCGATCAACTTGAGCCGTCCTACCTTTCCACAGACATTGGCCAGGCGCTTCGTTTTTGCGCCGATTCGGCAGCGCTGCTGGATCTCGACGGCGAACGTGATTCGTCCGAGCAACAGGCGAGCGGCCGAGCGGCGATCCGAACTCGCGTCGTATTGATCAGCGACCTGCAAACGGGGGCAAAAATAGAATCACTCCAAGGTTACGACTGGCCTGACGATGTCTGGCTGGAAACGCGCGTCGTGAAGTCAAATGCCTGGGGGAACGCAACCCTGCGTATGATTCCGCGACAGGTACAAATTGGAACAGAAAATTCCGTCAATGTTTCGCCCGATACCGTTCGTGTCGAAGTCAGTCGTGATGAAGGTGACGAGGGTGCTTCGACGTTTCGCTTGCGGTATCGAGGACAGGACGACGATGCCGTTGTCGTTCAGGTTGGACCGGGACAAACTCGGTATTTTGACGTTCCGTTGCCGGCAGCCTCTGGTCAGCAGAAGGACCCGACGGCAACGCTTGAACTGTTCGGTGATGCCGACACGTTTGACAATCTGCATTACTTTATTCGGCCAGAAAAAGCGAAGCAGACCGTGATGTTCCTCGCCGACAATCAGTCGCGTCTGAGCGATCAACGAGAGACACTTTCGTTTTATCTGTCACAATTACCGTGGTCCGATTCGACACGCGAAGTCAAGTTTCGTGTTTTCGATCGAGACGATTTGCCAACCGCGATTGATCCTGAATCGATTCCGTTGGTGATCGCTACGGCAAGTTCGATCGCGAGGGTTTCCGTCGAAGTCCTGCAAAGCTATATCGGAAACGGGGGGCGGTTGCTGATTGTCATCGAGTCGGATCCGATGCCCGCCGGCAAAGATGTCATTGGCACCCTATTGAACAGTCCGGACTTCGTGGTGACTTCCGGCGATGATGACGAGTTTCGATTGATTGCCGCCGTTGATTTTAGTGCCAAGTTGATCGCACCTCTGTCTGAACCGGGGGTCAATGACTTTTCGACTATCAAAATATGGAAACATTGGCAACTCGGTGGCCTGTCGGAAGAGGTCGATGTCACACTTCGACTAGACAACCAGAGTCCGCTGTTGATCCATCGTGAATACAGTTCACCAGACGCGGCGGCAGGCCATGTCTGGGTGCTCGGGAGCGGTTGGCAGCCGACTCAAAGTCAATTCGCATTGTCGACCAAGTTTGTTCCGATGATGTTAGGCATGCTTGGCCCGAACCGAATGTTGGTTCCACAATCGATGTTGGTTGGGGAGACAATTCGTGACACTTCGGGTGAAGAAATTCAATTGACCGAACCCGGTTTCACCGATTCCAGTGACGGGGTGCGTCTCGCGGTCAATTTGAATCCGGTCGAAAGCCGTACCGTTCCGATCGATCTCGATCGATTCAGCAGTCTTGGAGTCACGGTGTCGTCACCGGAGCTACGCGAACAAGACCTTCAAGCCGAGCGAGCCCTGCGTGACGTCGAATTGGAGGCAAAGCAAGGTTGGTGGCAGTGGCTGATCTTGGCAACCATGGGGCTAGTTGCGATCGAAACAATCCTATCGGCAAGGGGACCGAAAAGCGATGAGTGA
- a CDS encoding DUF58 domain-containing protein, with amino-acid sequence MTSTSNDGSRTSAGIDPDALMRIKSLKLRAKTVVEGFFTGLHRSPTHGSSIEFSEYRAYVPGDDLRNLDWKLYARSDRYFVKKFEDETNRRCYLIVDQSRSMSYGSTGYSKIEFARTVAATLAYFLTTQHDAVGVLTFDVEIGDFVPAKLGAKHFHQILVELSKPAEGRGTDIEAPLRQVASLVPRRGLVILMSDLLARPETLQTQLASLRARGHEVVVLRILDPAEIELQLKAPAMVQDIETGRQVYVDPDAAKERYQEQFDSHRQQIMAMCTGSGVGYFEMPTDQPLDRALASLIDARNRLGAGNRTTSGGRR; translated from the coding sequence ATGACATCAACATCGAATGATGGCAGCCGCACGTCGGCTGGGATCGATCCGGATGCTTTGATGCGAATCAAAAGTCTGAAGCTTCGTGCGAAGACAGTCGTCGAGGGCTTTTTTACAGGCCTGCATCGCAGTCCCACGCACGGCAGCTCGATCGAATTCAGTGAATACCGCGCTTACGTTCCCGGTGACGATTTAAGGAACTTGGACTGGAAGCTGTACGCCCGTAGTGACCGCTACTTCGTCAAAAAATTTGAAGATGAAACAAATCGTCGGTGCTACTTGATCGTCGATCAAAGCCGATCGATGAGCTATGGCTCCACCGGGTACAGTAAAATCGAATTCGCCCGCACGGTGGCTGCCACGCTGGCGTATTTTTTGACGACCCAGCACGACGCGGTCGGGGTTCTGACATTCGATGTCGAGATCGGTGACTTTGTTCCCGCCAAGCTCGGGGCGAAGCACTTTCATCAAATCCTTGTTGAGCTGTCAAAGCCCGCCGAGGGTCGTGGAACCGATATCGAAGCGCCACTTCGTCAAGTCGCATCGCTTGTCCCGCGGCGTGGCTTGGTAATTTTGATGAGCGACTTGCTCGCCCGCCCCGAAACGCTGCAAACTCAGCTCGCTTCCCTGCGGGCACGGGGACATGAAGTGGTGGTGCTCCGGATTTTGGATCCCGCCGAGATTGAACTACAACTCAAAGCCCCGGCGATGGTCCAAGACATCGAAACCGGTCGCCAAGTTTACGTCGATCCTGACGCTGCTAAAGAACGCTATCAAGAGCAGTTCGACTCGCACCGCCAGCAGATCATGGCGATGTGCACCGGGTCCGGTGTTGGCTATTTTGAAATGCCCACCGATCAGCCGTTGGATCGTGCGTTGGCAAGTTTGATCGATGCGCGAAATCGACTCGGCGCCGGTAATCGAACGACGAGCGGAGGAAGACGTTGA
- a CDS encoding AAA family ATPase, protein MTLTEPNLATQIQDARDRIVGELSKAIVGQHDVIEQLLISLFAGGHCLITGPPGLAKTLLVRSVAQIFHLDFSRIQFTPDLMPVDIVGTEILEETDQGHRALSFVKGPVFANVILADEINRTPPKTQAAMLEAMQEHQVTAAGTRYELPQPFFVLATQNPIEMEGTYPLPEAQLDRFLFNVRIDYLPPEDELAVVLRTTSTKPEPIEPLFNGEDVLRFQSIVRDVPIAQPIAEYAVRLVQATRPARPETLDFINEWVGWGAGTRASQTLVLGAKARALLFGRAHVQTEDIVALAHPTLRHRVLPTYKAEAEGVTIEKIIDQLLETVPKP, encoded by the coding sequence ATGACCCTGACCGAACCGAACCTTGCTACACAAATTCAAGACGCACGCGACCGAATTGTTGGCGAGTTATCTAAAGCAATCGTGGGACAACACGATGTGATCGAACAGTTGTTGATCAGTTTGTTCGCTGGCGGACACTGTCTGATCACTGGCCCACCGGGATTGGCAAAGACGCTTCTTGTGCGTAGCGTCGCACAGATCTTTCACTTGGATTTCAGCCGCATCCAATTCACTCCCGACCTAATGCCCGTTGACATCGTCGGTACAGAAATATTGGAGGAAACCGATCAGGGGCATCGAGCGTTGTCGTTCGTCAAAGGTCCGGTGTTTGCCAATGTGATTTTGGCGGATGAAATCAACCGAACTCCGCCAAAGACCCAAGCGGCGATGTTGGAGGCGATGCAAGAACATCAAGTCACCGCCGCCGGGACTCGGTACGAACTACCACAACCGTTTTTCGTTTTGGCCACCCAAAACCCGATCGAGATGGAGGGCACCTATCCGTTACCAGAAGCCCAGCTGGACCGGTTCTTGTTTAACGTCCGAATCGATTACCTGCCCCCGGAAGACGAACTGGCGGTGGTACTGAGAACCACGTCGACCAAGCCCGAGCCGATCGAACCGCTCTTCAATGGCGAAGACGTTTTAAGATTTCAGTCAATCGTTCGAGACGTCCCGATCGCGCAGCCGATCGCCGAGTACGCCGTCCGTCTGGTCCAGGCGACACGTCCCGCCAGACCCGAGACTTTGGACTTTATTAACGAATGGGTCGGCTGGGGAGCCGGAACACGGGCCAGCCAAACATTGGTCCTTGGCGCCAAAGCTCGCGCGCTGCTGTTCGGTCGCGCCCATGTGCAAACCGAAGATATCGTTGCACTCGCACATCCGACACTTCGTCACCGCGTCTTGCCAACTTACAAAGCCGAGGCGGAAGGAGTGACGATCGAAAAAATCATCGATCAATTGCTCGAAACGGTGCCGAAGCCATGA
- a CDS encoding DUF4159 domain-containing protein, protein MISRRRILISICMAFLIGGPAWVFAQRWRGGYRTRDISQDRNGVPNWEVDQNFPGDLFTFARVRYDSYSGRGRGGGWATDYPDSDLNFSLRLQQLTTIKVNPNPVIVNLTDENLRDYPFLYMIEPGGLSFSEPEVMSLREYCYSGGFLMVDDFWGDTQYDNLAYELSRVFPDRQPEEVPLSHQIFHNVYDMKEKPQVPSINSARHGVSWEYSRDGSDTTVPHYKAIYDDQERIMVFICHNTDLGDGWEREGENRQYFAEYSVKKAYPMGINIVTYAMTH, encoded by the coding sequence ATGATCAGTCGACGCCGAATCCTGATCTCTATTTGCATGGCCTTTCTGATCGGCGGGCCGGCCTGGGTGTTCGCTCAGCGTTGGCGCGGTGGTTATCGCACTCGCGACATCTCGCAAGATCGAAATGGGGTTCCTAACTGGGAGGTCGATCAGAATTTCCCGGGGGATTTGTTTACCTTTGCACGGGTTCGTTACGACTCCTATTCCGGACGAGGCCGTGGCGGTGGATGGGCGACGGACTATCCCGATAGTGACTTGAATTTTTCTCTGCGCTTGCAGCAACTGACAACGATCAAGGTCAATCCTAACCCTGTGATCGTGAACTTGACCGATGAAAACTTGCGGGACTATCCCTTTCTTTACATGATCGAACCCGGCGGGCTTTCGTTTAGCGAGCCCGAAGTAATGTCGCTGCGTGAGTATTGCTACAGCGGAGGTTTCTTGATGGTGGATGATTTTTGGGGAGACACACAGTACGACAATTTGGCGTACGAACTGAGTCGTGTTTTTCCCGACCGTCAACCCGAGGAAGTGCCACTGTCGCATCAGATTTTTCATAACGTTTATGACATGAAGGAAAAACCACAAGTTCCTTCAATCAACTCGGCGCGACATGGCGTGTCTTGGGAATACTCGCGTGATGGTAGCGATACCACCGTGCCACATTACAAAGCCATTTATGATGATCAGGAGCGGATTATGGTCTTCATTTGCCACAACACCGATCTCGGCGACGGTTGGGAGCGGGAAGGCGAAAACCGCCAATACTTCGCCGAATACTCTGTCAAAAAAGCCTATCCAATGGGAATCAATATTGTCACCTATGCGATGACCCACTGA